A single region of the Bacteroidota bacterium genome encodes:
- a CDS encoding nucleotidyltransferase domain-containing protein — MHDKIIHYLNQVQAERNIEILLACETGSRAWGFPSPDSDFDVRFIYRHPRDWYLALNEKKDTIECMYENNEFDLSGWDLKKTLNLLWKSNASLLERLQSPIIYMANPEFLKGMQSLSLHTYSKIATMHHYLNMTKRIFEEINGAEQVKLKKLFYALRTAIACKWILEKSSPPPIVFHHMLEGLSLSNNLKTKIYQLIELKLTKNESYFHLQETELNSFILDSIMLAEAEANSLPASKGDINELNSFFIKMLPH; from the coding sequence ATGCACGATAAAATCATACATTATCTAAATCAAGTTCAGGCTGAACGCAATATTGAAATATTATTAGCTTGTGAAACCGGTTCACGTGCCTGGGGTTTCCCTTCTCCGGATAGCGATTTTGATGTTCGGTTTATTTATCGACATCCTAGAGATTGGTATCTTGCTCTTAACGAAAAGAAGGATACCATTGAGTGTATGTATGAAAATAATGAATTCGACTTATCCGGCTGGGACTTAAAAAAGACTTTAAACCTGCTATGGAAATCAAACGCGTCTTTATTAGAAAGACTGCAGTCACCAATAATATACATGGCTAATCCCGAATTTTTAAAAGGTATGCAGTCACTCTCGTTACATACCTATTCAAAAATTGCAACAATGCATCATTATTTAAATATGACAAAACGCATTTTTGAAGAAATTAATGGTGCTGAGCAAGTGAAACTTAAAAAACTTTTTTATGCACTACGCACTGCTATTGCATGCAAATGGATTTTAGAAAAATCATCACCTCCACCTATTGTATTTCACCATATGCTGGAGGGTTTATCACTATCAAATAATCTAAAAACGAAAATTTATCAGTTAATCGAACTAAAATTAACTAAAAATGAATCCTATTTTCATCTTCAGGAAACTGAATTAAATAGTTTTATTTTGGATTCCATTATGCTGGCAGAAGCCGAAGCAAATTCTTTACCCGCCTCAAAAGGTGATATCAATGAATTAAATAGTTTTTTCATTAAAATGTTGCCACACTAA